One genomic region from Heliomicrobium undosum encodes:
- a CDS encoding coiled-coil domain-containing protein — MKRFTVRAFFDGMNRILEKEAKEGLAAIEFRVKAELLPERMPIGQACLWSVLDEEGRTMYWMVPEHLASRFQPGMVVAAVGHPVVWPSSKRGKRLEWLQVKNLEPLSLGETPRRLQAKRLAAEGLLGRRPRREWPVDAARGSVRLHLVIGDKDTALPGLRHQLRKGRRFQLQVHATDMNKADEVALAITEAARVGGQFLLLVQQEADNFLLFDDPAVLRALSQNRLYTILVQPDCKVKPFGYWWADEWLDNPHLAAQRIVSRCWSIWKGPREKERLKQAVLDQTQKDRSRFASELSRLRRENSELADQLANLSPQRIEELENRLSEAEGELKRSEERRRVILAQLFDLEQERDDIKRKLDLSEGGGIVAEAPVDLSAEVEKVRRQEEYRRMLVEDERDRLEAENKRLLARLEETAPLVVEELRQKAAVAEMELGRSEERREQLSEFLFLLEQENREMKGRLGFREELETPSDGRPRSPEEELIIGKARLYEEIHDLLVKEELERLQREVKRLRDLMASCSPALLTSLRDELEITRAQLEHSEALREELQKGQENMRQELRRVRDERLGIGGARIGEESTVASKQSEKSSRRDEAEFVAGLTASSDLTTKGETGETAQRDREQGAQAPGTQGRGTQDLETQEQGEQTEDLLGKAVEFFRHGFRLGRKR; from the coding sequence CATGTACTGGATGGTTCCCGAGCACCTGGCTTCTCGTTTTCAGCCGGGCATGGTCGTTGCCGCCGTGGGCCATCCCGTCGTCTGGCCTTCGAGCAAGCGAGGCAAACGGCTGGAATGGCTGCAGGTGAAGAACCTGGAACCGCTCTCCCTGGGTGAGACGCCCCGACGCCTGCAGGCGAAGCGCCTAGCTGCCGAGGGGCTGTTGGGTCGCCGTCCCCGGCGGGAGTGGCCTGTCGACGCTGCGCGCGGGTCGGTGCGCCTTCACCTGGTGATAGGGGACAAGGACACCGCCTTGCCGGGCCTTCGCCATCAACTGCGCAAAGGGCGCCGTTTTCAGTTGCAGGTGCATGCGACTGACATGAATAAGGCCGATGAGGTGGCCCTCGCCATCACGGAGGCGGCGCGGGTCGGCGGACAGTTTCTCCTCCTCGTCCAGCAGGAGGCCGACAATTTCCTGCTCTTTGATGATCCGGCGGTCTTGCGGGCGCTGTCCCAGAACCGCCTTTATACCATCCTCGTCCAGCCGGACTGCAAAGTGAAGCCTTTTGGCTACTGGTGGGCTGATGAGTGGCTCGACAACCCCCATTTGGCCGCGCAACGCATCGTCAGCCGCTGTTGGTCCATCTGGAAAGGGCCCCGCGAGAAGGAGCGTTTGAAACAGGCCGTCCTGGACCAGACCCAGAAAGACCGCTCCCGCTTCGCCTCCGAATTGAGCCGGCTACGGCGGGAGAACAGTGAACTTGCAGACCAGTTGGCCAACCTCAGTCCGCAGCGGATCGAGGAACTGGAGAATCGCCTCAGCGAGGCCGAGGGTGAACTGAAGCGTTCTGAGGAGCGTCGTCGTGTCATCCTCGCTCAGTTGTTCGACCTGGAACAGGAACGGGATGACATAAAACGCAAGCTGGACCTGTCAGAGGGCGGGGGCATCGTCGCGGAAGCGCCCGTCGATCTGTCGGCCGAGGTGGAAAAGGTCCGCCGCCAGGAGGAGTACCGCCGCATGCTCGTCGAGGACGAGCGGGACCGCCTGGAGGCCGAAAACAAGCGACTGCTGGCCCGCCTGGAAGAGACGGCGCCCCTGGTGGTGGAGGAACTCCGCCAGAAGGCGGCCGTTGCGGAGATGGAACTGGGCCGCTCGGAGGAGCGGCGCGAACAGTTGTCCGAGTTTCTCTTCCTGCTGGAGCAGGAGAACCGCGAAATGAAAGGCCGGCTCGGCTTTCGGGAAGAACTGGAAACGCCATCCGATGGCCGCCCCCGCTCTCCCGAGGAGGAACTGATCATCGGCAAGGCCCGCCTCTACGAGGAGATCCACGACCTGCTGGTGAAGGAGGAACTGGAGCGCCTCCAGCGAGAGGTAAAGCGGCTCCGCGACCTCATGGCGTCCTGCTCGCCGGCCTTGCTCACGTCATTGCGAGACGAATTGGAGATCACCCGCGCCCAGTTGGAGCATTCGGAAGCTTTGCGGGAGGAACTGCAAAAGGGACAGGAGAACATGCGCCAGGAGTTGCGGCGGGTGCGCGACGAGCGGCTGGGGATTGGCGGCGCGCGAATAGGCGAGGAAAGCACAGTTGCTTCGAAGCAGTCGGAGAAGTCGTCCCGTAGGGATGAAGCCGAATTCGTGGCGGGACTGACGGCCTCGTCCGATCTGACGACGAAAGGTGAAACCGGCGAAACGGCGCAACGTGACCGGGAGCAAGGGGCACAGGCGCCAGGGACGCAGGGGAGAGGGACCCAGGATCTAGAGACGCAGGAGCAAGGAGAACAGACGGAAGACCTGCTGGGGAAGGCCGTGGAGTTTTTCCGTCACGGATTCCGGTTGGGGCGGAAGAGGTAA
- a CDS encoding uracil-xanthine permease family protein: protein MDKPSYRYGLDERPPLGENLIFGLQWLAITVPLIIILGKIVAASHFADPAAQILYLQKLFFTTAVMLLIQVYRGHRLPLITGPASVLLIGITANAGSSIDAMYTATIIGGGLLTLAGATGWLDHLKGLFPPRVVAVILLLIAFTLLPTIMNLIIAPGTGVSPPLHLLFSLAFLAVLVSISRVLTGLWKSTLIIWAMLAGSLVYFLVFSPAAVDMSGSAGAVPTFASFFHEFTLHFSLEPALIVSFLFTYLALFINDLGSMQSVGSMVGATEMQARISRGVTVTGLMNILSGFLGVIGPVNFSLSPGVIASTRCASRFTLAPTAILLFLISFFPAVIHWLGNIPPVVIGTLLLYIMCAQVATGLRIIYESENPLSMDNGYIVGLPVLLGTVISFLPPAVTAGFPAMWRPILGNGFVVGVVAVLLLEHVLFRKKG from the coding sequence TTGGACAAGCCATCATACCGTTACGGCCTGGATGAACGCCCGCCCTTGGGAGAGAACCTGATTTTTGGCCTCCAGTGGCTGGCCATCACCGTCCCTCTGATCATCATCCTCGGGAAAATCGTAGCCGCGTCGCATTTCGCCGATCCGGCGGCGCAGATCCTGTACCTGCAAAAATTGTTTTTTACGACAGCAGTGATGCTGCTCATCCAGGTCTACCGGGGCCATCGCCTCCCCCTGATCACCGGTCCCGCCTCGGTGTTGCTCATCGGCATCACCGCCAACGCCGGCAGCAGCATCGACGCGATGTACACGGCGACGATAATCGGCGGCGGCTTGCTCACCCTCGCCGGCGCCACCGGATGGCTCGATCACCTGAAAGGTTTGTTTCCCCCTCGCGTGGTGGCCGTCATCCTGCTGCTGATCGCCTTTACGCTCCTGCCGACGATCATGAACCTGATCATCGCGCCGGGAACGGGGGTATCTCCCCCGCTGCACCTGCTCTTTTCCCTGGCCTTTCTGGCGGTTCTGGTGTCGATCAGCCGGGTGCTGACGGGACTGTGGAAATCGACGTTGATCATCTGGGCGATGCTGGCCGGTTCGCTCGTCTATTTCCTCGTCTTCTCCCCTGCCGCCGTCGACATGTCGGGAAGCGCCGGCGCTGTCCCGACCTTCGCCTCTTTTTTTCATGAGTTTACGCTGCATTTCTCCCTTGAACCGGCCTTGATCGTATCGTTTTTGTTTACGTACCTGGCGCTGTTTATCAATGACCTCGGTTCCATGCAATCGGTCGGTTCGATGGTGGGGGCCACTGAAATGCAGGCGCGGATCAGCCGGGGGGTGACGGTGACCGGTCTGATGAATATCCTCTCCGGCTTCCTGGGTGTCATCGGCCCTGTCAATTTTTCCTTAAGCCCCGGTGTCATCGCCTCAACACGCTGCGCTTCCCGGTTCACCTTGGCGCCCACGGCCATCCTCCTGTTCTTGATCTCCTTTTTTCCTGCGGTGATTCATTGGCTCGGCAACATCCCGCCCGTAGTGATCGGCACACTGCTCCTGTACATCATGTGCGCCCAGGTGGCGACGGGCTTGCGGATCATCTATGAATCAGAAAACCCATTGTCGATGGACAATGGGTATATCGTCGGTTTGCCTGTTCTGTTGGGAACGGTGATCTCCTTTTTGCCTCCGGCCGTGACCGCCGGATTCCCGGCGATGTGGCGTCCGATTTTGGGGAATGGGTTTGTCGTTGGGGTGGTGGCGGTTCTCTTGCTGGAACATGTACTATTTCGGAAAAAGGGGTAG
- a CDS encoding YcdB/YcdC domain-containing protein has translation METDAKTGRVIRYNVLSDQQGNQTKAITDEEADKRAMQFFTSPERKEYLLQRTKIRPRPDWVDSSKLDPHPKPTYEYYFRHTKNGIPIEGCLDSVSVDAVTGQIVGYSTRGVKEAPLPEAKGIITPEKAKAEYIKHTPLQVT, from the coding sequence CTGGAGACGGATGCGAAGACAGGCCGGGTCATCCGATACAATGTGCTGAGCGATCAACAGGGGAATCAGACGAAGGCGATCACGGACGAGGAAGCCGACAAAAGGGCGATGCAGTTTTTCACATCCCCAGAACGGAAAGAGTACCTGTTGCAGCGGACGAAAATCAGACCCCGGCCTGACTGGGTGGACAGCAGCAAGCTCGATCCCCACCCGAAGCCGACCTATGAGTATTATTTCAGGCATACGAAAAACGGTATTCCCATCGAAGGCTGCCTGGATTCGGTAAGCGTTGACGCCGTCACCGGCCAGATCGTCGGTTATAGCACGCGAGGGGTGAAAGAGGCGCCCCTGCCGGAAGCGAAGGGGATCATCACCCCGGAAAAGGCGAAAGCCGAGTACATCAAACATACCCCGCTGCAGGTGACCTAA
- a CDS encoding TrpB-like pyridoxal phosphate-dependent enzyme, whose amino-acid sequence MRRGETSVSEPIRKIMLDEKSIPTAWYNVQADMPNPAEPALHPGTLQPLGPADLTPIFPMELIKQEVSTERWIEIPEEVRELYKQWRPTPVYRATGLEKLLDTPAKIYYKYEGTSPAGSHKLNTALPQAYYNKAAGIKRLATETGAGQWGSALSLACTFFGLECVVYMVKVSYNQKPYRKSFMQVYGAEVIPSPSMRTASGRQVLEANPDSPGSLGIAISEAVEDAASREDTNYALGSVLNHVILHQSVIGLEAKAQLAMVDEYPDVVLGCCGGGSNFAGIAFPFLADRFQGKKVRLVAVEPDACPTLTKGVFAYDYGDLAKLTPVAKMYTLGHDFVPPGFHSGGLRYHGDSPLVSQLYHEGFLEAQAYGQTAIFEAALAFARSEGIIPAPESAHAIAGAIAEAKAAKEAGEARTILFCLSGHGIFDLGAYEAYLSGGLKDVPYSEEALAKSLNNLPKV is encoded by the coding sequence ATGAGGAGAGGAGAGACGAGCGTGAGCGAACCGATTCGCAAAATCATGCTGGACGAGAAGTCCATTCCTACCGCTTGGTACAACGTACAGGCCGATATGCCGAACCCAGCCGAGCCGGCCCTTCATCCCGGCACCCTGCAGCCCCTGGGACCGGCCGATCTGACGCCCATTTTTCCGATGGAACTGATCAAACAAGAGGTCAGCACCGAACGCTGGATCGAGATCCCCGAAGAGGTGCGGGAGTTGTACAAGCAGTGGCGGCCCACGCCTGTCTACCGCGCGACGGGGCTGGAAAAGCTCCTCGACACGCCGGCAAAAATCTACTACAAGTACGAGGGGACAAGCCCCGCCGGCAGCCACAAACTGAACACGGCCCTCCCGCAGGCTTACTATAACAAAGCGGCCGGCATCAAACGGCTGGCTACGGAAACAGGCGCCGGCCAGTGGGGAAGCGCCCTGTCGCTGGCCTGCACCTTCTTCGGCCTGGAATGTGTCGTCTACATGGTGAAGGTCTCCTACAACCAGAAGCCCTACCGCAAATCCTTTATGCAGGTCTATGGCGCCGAGGTCATCCCGTCGCCGTCGATGCGCACCGCCTCCGGCCGCCAGGTCCTGGAGGCGAATCCCGATTCTCCCGGCAGCCTGGGCATCGCCATCTCGGAAGCCGTCGAGGACGCCGCCTCCCGCGAGGACACCAATTACGCCCTCGGCAGCGTTTTGAACCATGTCATCCTGCACCAGAGCGTCATCGGCCTGGAGGCGAAAGCCCAACTGGCCATGGTCGATGAATACCCTGACGTGGTTCTCGGCTGCTGCGGCGGCGGCAGCAACTTCGCCGGCATCGCCTTCCCCTTCCTGGCCGACCGCTTCCAGGGCAAGAAGGTGCGCCTCGTCGCCGTCGAGCCCGATGCCTGCCCGACGCTGACCAAGGGCGTCTTCGCCTACGACTACGGCGACCTGGCCAAGTTGACGCCGGTGGCCAAGATGTACACCCTCGGCCACGACTTCGTGCCCCCCGGCTTCCACTCCGGCGGTCTCCGCTACCACGGCGACTCGCCGCTCGTCAGCCAACTCTACCATGAGGGCTTCCTGGAAGCCCAAGCCTATGGACAGACGGCCATCTTCGAAGCCGCTCTTGCTTTCGCCCGCAGCGAGGGGATTATCCCGGCGCCCGAATCGGCCCACGCCATCGCCGGCGCCATCGCCGAAGCGAAAGCGGCCAAAGAGGCCGGCGAAGCCCGCACCATCCTCTTCTGCCTCTCCGGCCACGGCATCTTTGACCTGGGTGCTTACGAGGCCTACCTCTCCGGCGGGCTCAAGGACGTGCCCTACTCGGAAGAGGCACTGGCGAAGAGTCTGAACAACCTACCGAAGGTCTAG
- a CDS encoding LysM peptidoglycan-binding domain-containing protein — MAARQGIGKWLLIGGLSLGAFLNGSPLSPAHAAVPQVYVNNTALTANVAPVNQQGVLQVPAKELASALGGSFFFDANTNQGTIKVGDDEAVFLLNSPTVTFNGKHITAPAPMVLASNRFMVPADFLCDTLGLVSVATGDLLQVYKPINGKITYSVMSGDTLWRISQKFGTTISSIQSLNGLTSDVLYVGQKLMIMPQLPPAVTVTATMSSSGTFFSSPNFSASAIGYLQPGTTLTVLGKSGDWYKAQSHLGVGYLYRSVLRVNQDITPAPAPANIFAAKIPVDTSRDTVTYQSYTVVSGDTVWSIAERYGILKDEICAVNGLGDGSNLKVGQVLKIPVHNVASQPLLGPQFGEVFDWFSQGQYVFSTGKVGKLVDLATGRSFMIQRTMGANHADVETLTAADTQVMKEIFGGFTWNRRPFILYVDGRKIAASVSGMPHAGVDSAPYLANVSWRSGNYGAGPNYDRIKGNGMDGHIDLYTLNGIGHSEPTVSAPHQVGVLMAGGLE, encoded by the coding sequence GTGGCAGCAAGGCAAGGCATCGGCAAATGGTTGCTCATCGGTGGACTCTCGCTTGGGGCGTTCCTGAACGGAAGCCCCCTGTCTCCGGCCCATGCGGCTGTTCCCCAGGTCTACGTCAACAACACGGCCCTTACCGCCAACGTGGCCCCCGTCAACCAGCAAGGCGTCCTGCAGGTTCCGGCAAAGGAACTGGCGAGCGCCCTCGGCGGCAGTTTTTTCTTTGACGCCAACACGAACCAGGGAACCATTAAAGTGGGTGATGATGAAGCGGTGTTTCTGCTGAACTCGCCGACGGTCACCTTCAACGGCAAGCACATCACCGCCCCGGCCCCCATGGTCTTGGCCAGTAACCGCTTCATGGTCCCTGCCGACTTCCTTTGTGACACCCTGGGACTCGTCAGCGTCGCCACCGGAGACCTGCTTCAGGTATACAAGCCCATAAACGGCAAGATCACCTACTCGGTCATGAGCGGTGACACCCTCTGGCGGATCTCCCAAAAGTTCGGCACGACCATCTCCTCCATCCAGAGCCTCAACGGGTTGACCTCCGATGTCCTCTATGTGGGACAGAAGTTGATGATCATGCCCCAACTCCCGCCGGCGGTGACCGTCACGGCCACCATGTCCAGTTCGGGCACCTTTTTCAGCAGCCCCAATTTTAGCGCCTCTGCCATCGGCTACCTCCAGCCCGGAACGACGCTCACCGTTCTCGGCAAGTCAGGCGACTGGTACAAGGCGCAATCCCATCTCGGGGTCGGCTATCTCTACCGCTCCGTCCTCCGGGTGAATCAGGACATCACCCCCGCCCCGGCGCCGGCCAATATTTTCGCTGCGAAAATCCCTGTCGACACCTCCAGAGATACGGTGACCTACCAGTCCTACACCGTTGTCAGCGGCGATACGGTCTGGTCGATTGCGGAACGATATGGGATCCTGAAGGATGAAATCTGCGCTGTCAACGGCCTGGGCGACGGTTCCAACCTCAAGGTCGGCCAGGTGCTGAAAATTCCTGTCCATAACGTGGCCTCGCAGCCGCTCTTGGGACCCCAGTTCGGCGAGGTGTTCGATTGGTTCAGCCAGGGGCAGTACGTATTCAGTACCGGCAAGGTGGGCAAGCTCGTTGACTTGGCGACCGGACGAAGCTTCATGATCCAGCGTACCATGGGGGCCAACCACGCTGATGTGGAAACGCTGACCGCCGCCGATACGCAAGTCATGAAAGAGATCTTCGGCGGCTTTACCTGGAACCGCCGGCCCTTCATCCTGTACGTGGACGGCCGCAAAATCGCCGCCTCCGTCTCCGGCATGCCCCACGCCGGTGTGGACAGCGCCCCTTATCTGGCGAACGTGTCCTGGCGCAGCGGCAACTACGGCGCCGGTCCCAACTATGACCGGATCAAAGGCAACGGGATGGATGGTCACATCGATCTTTACACCCTCAACGGCATCGGTCACTCGGAACCGACAGTCAGCGCGCCTCATCAGGTGGGCGTGCTGATGGCGGGCGGGCTGGAGTAG
- the tatA gene encoding twin-arginine translocase TatA/TatE family subunit, with translation MYTFGLFTSIWQWLVVLGIVLLLFGAKRLPEIGKGLGQSIREFKEEVTPEKTPGDKAKPVDARVVDSEKRE, from the coding sequence GTGTACACCTTCGGATTGTTCACTAGCATATGGCAATGGCTGGTCGTTTTGGGCATCGTGCTGCTCCTCTTCGGCGCAAAGCGGCTTCCCGAGATCGGCAAGGGCCTCGGTCAGAGCATTCGCGAATTCAAAGAGGAAGTCACCCCGGAGAAGACGCCTGGCGACAAAGCCAAGCCGGTCGACGCCCGGGTCGTCGATAGCGAGAAGCGTGAGTAA
- a CDS encoding YerC/YecD family TrpR-related protein, whose product MTTSKLKDPALDRLFEAILLLGDVDECYRFFEDICTVAELKALAQRLDVAKMLEQDATYTHIAEKTGASPATISRVKRCLIYGADGYRLILQRLREKKSVDTPQTP is encoded by the coding sequence TTGACGACATCGAAACTGAAGGATCCGGCTTTGGACAGGCTCTTTGAGGCCATCCTCCTGCTGGGGGATGTGGATGAGTGCTACCGGTTTTTCGAAGACATCTGCACCGTCGCCGAACTGAAGGCGCTGGCCCAGCGGCTGGATGTAGCGAAGATGCTGGAACAGGATGCGACCTATACCCATATCGCCGAAAAGACTGGCGCCAGCCCGGCCACCATCTCCCGGGTCAAGCGCTGCCTCATCTACGGCGCCGACGGATACCGCCTGATCCTCCAGCGGTTGCGCGAGAAAAAAAGCGTTGACACCCCCCAGACCCCGTGA
- the hisZ gene encoding ATP phosphoribosyltransferase regulatory subunit, translating to MAKEGNLLQIPPGMRDLLPGNAREKRLLENEWVKLFSSWGYQEVATPTVEYLDTLALDTGEEIRDRLFQFFDRQGRILALRPEMTTPIARLVATRLRQCPFPQRLFYAANVFRYEEPQAGRQREISQAGVELVGAPGPLADAEVIAMAVEALRASGLEDFQISLGQIEVFNGVMEELPLDAPTKARVRALVAKKDFVSLEELLATSGLDKAQSDLLLKLPTLHGGREVLIQALPLAVNERARRGLENLRAVYEGLRTFGVEDYVAIDLGVLRGFDYYTGVVFEGYTVGLGFPICGGGRYDSLLGQFGFDTPATGFALGLDRVLLALSRSREPKPAPASDVVIGGGNPCKIMAEAARMRKNGLSVEIDLMNRSEAELEQYAAARGIAQWFYYPAGQCGDSEGESVDLENGPILSEIGNLMRPPAEAPVVDATDAARGPVAEGAPGSDAEGAPVPATEGVQAPDTGAALKPHAGTAPKPVAGTVEPSGDGPQCPTKQEQ from the coding sequence ATGGCCAAAGAGGGAAACCTCCTGCAGATCCCGCCGGGGATGCGCGACCTGCTGCCCGGCAACGCCCGGGAAAAACGCTTATTGGAAAACGAATGGGTGAAACTATTCTCCTCCTGGGGCTACCAGGAAGTTGCCACACCGACGGTGGAATACCTGGACACGCTGGCCCTCGACACTGGCGAAGAGATCCGGGACCGGCTCTTCCAGTTTTTTGACCGCCAGGGCCGCATCCTGGCCTTGCGTCCCGAGATGACGACGCCCATCGCCCGGCTCGTGGCGACGCGGTTGCGGCAGTGTCCCTTTCCGCAGCGCCTCTTTTACGCCGCCAACGTCTTTCGTTACGAAGAGCCCCAGGCGGGACGGCAGCGGGAGATTTCCCAGGCCGGCGTCGAACTGGTCGGCGCGCCGGGCCCTCTGGCCGACGCCGAGGTGATCGCCATGGCCGTCGAGGCCTTGCGCGCCTCTGGGCTGGAGGATTTTCAGATCTCCCTCGGACAGATCGAGGTCTTCAACGGCGTCATGGAAGAACTTCCCCTCGACGCCCCCACGAAAGCCCGTGTGCGGGCGCTGGTGGCGAAGAAGGATTTTGTCAGTCTCGAAGAGTTGCTGGCCACTTCCGGCCTTGACAAGGCACAGTCCGACCTGCTGCTGAAGCTCCCGACCTTGCACGGCGGCCGGGAGGTGCTCATCCAGGCGCTGCCGCTGGCCGTCAACGAGCGCGCCCGCCGCGGCCTGGAGAACCTGCGGGCCGTCTACGAAGGCTTGCGGACCTTCGGCGTCGAGGACTATGTGGCCATCGACCTGGGCGTCCTGCGTGGCTTTGATTACTACACCGGTGTTGTCTTCGAAGGCTACACGGTCGGTCTCGGCTTTCCCATCTGCGGCGGCGGTCGCTATGACAGCCTGCTTGGCCAGTTCGGCTTTGACACCCCCGCAACCGGTTTTGCCCTCGGGCTCGACCGGGTGCTGTTGGCCCTGTCTCGCTCCCGCGAACCGAAACCGGCGCCAGCGTCTGACGTCGTTATCGGCGGCGGCAACCCCTGCAAGATCATGGCCGAGGCCGCGCGGATGCGCAAGAACGGCCTCAGCGTTGAGATCGACCTGATGAACCGGAGCGAGGCGGAACTGGAACAGTACGCTGCCGCCCGGGGGATCGCCCAGTGGTTTTACTACCCTGCGGGGCAGTGCGGCGATTCAGAAGGGGAGAGTGTAGACCTGGAGAACGGGCCGATCCTGTCCGAAATCGGCAACCTGATGCGCCCGCCGGCGGAGGCGCCGGTGGTGGACGCGACGGACGCCGCGCGGGGTCCGGTTGCGGAAGGCGCGCCGGGGTCTGATGCAGAAGGCGCGCCGGTTCCAGCTACGGAAGGCGTGCAGGCGCCTGATACGGGGGCCGCTCTAAAGCCCCATGCGGGAACCGCTCCGAAGCCCGTTGCGGGAACTGTGGAACCTTCCGGGGATGGGCCGCAGTGTCCGACCAAACAGGAACAATAG
- the hisG gene encoding ATP phosphoribosyltransferase, which yields MKDMLTVALPKGKLFDDAIELLQEAGLNTKGLSENSRKLVIHHEKDRVKYIICRPTDIPTFVEYGAADFGIVGKDTIVEQDKDIMELVDLRFGFCRFVVALPDLAAKGRDLTQFNYRRVATKFPKVAETFFAEKGMQVEIIKLHGNIELAPAVGLADMIVDIVSTGRTLKENNLTAVEEIFTATARLVANRVAYRLKHKRIQPLVERVRSLVKDKEVTY from the coding sequence ATGAAAGATATGCTCACGGTGGCGCTGCCGAAAGGGAAACTCTTCGACGACGCCATTGAACTGCTCCAGGAGGCCGGCCTGAACACGAAAGGGCTGTCCGAAAACAGCCGCAAGCTGGTCATCCATCATGAAAAGGACCGGGTCAAGTACATCATCTGCCGCCCCACCGACATCCCCACCTTTGTCGAGTATGGCGCCGCCGACTTCGGCATCGTCGGCAAGGACACCATCGTCGAACAGGATAAAGACATCATGGAACTGGTCGACCTCCGCTTCGGCTTCTGCCGCTTCGTCGTGGCCCTGCCCGACTTAGCCGCCAAGGGGCGCGACCTGACCCAGTTCAACTACCGCCGCGTCGCCACCAAGTTTCCCAAAGTCGCCGAAACCTTTTTCGCCGAAAAAGGGATGCAGGTGGAGATCATCAAGCTCCACGGCAACATCGAGTTGGCGCCCGCTGTCGGCCTCGCTGACATGATCGTCGACATCGTCTCGACGGGGCGCACGCTAAAGGAAAACAACCTGACGGCGGTGGAAGAGATCTTTACGGCCACGGCCCGCCTGGTTGCCAACCGGGTGGCCTACCGTTTGAAACATAAGCGCATCCAGCCCCTCGTCGAGCGGGTGCGCAGCCTCGTGAAAGACAAAGAGGTGACATATTAG
- the hisD gene encoding histidinol dehydrogenase, protein MVRRISYPSAEADAYLQKKSFDDVQVAERVAEVVANVRSRGTAALFEYTKRFDGADVNESNFRVSEAEIEAAYSQVDPDVLAALRRACENIRRFHEKQLRPSWIEPEADGTMLGQLIRPLERVGVYVPGGLASYPSSVLMNAVPAKVAGVPQVVMATPPGKDGSINPYSLVAAKEAGVDEVYRMGGAQAVAAMAFGVGLKAVDKITGPGNIYVTLAKKQVYGTVDIDMLAGPSEVLVIADESATPAYVAADFLSQAEHDVRAATVLVTPSAALAEAVEAEIERQLAVLPRREIMEQALRDNGAIFIVQDLEEACEVSNRFAPEHLEVLTETPFALLGKLTQAGAIFLGPYSPEPVGDYFAGPNHVLPTGGTARFYSPLNVDTFQKKTSVIAYSKARFDRDARDIIALAKAEGLDAHANAVAVRLENKEG, encoded by the coding sequence ATGGTGCGCCGCATCAGCTATCCGTCGGCCGAGGCCGACGCCTACCTACAGAAAAAGAGTTTCGACGATGTCCAGGTGGCGGAACGGGTGGCCGAGGTCGTAGCTAACGTCCGTAGCCGGGGCACAGCGGCCCTCTTCGAGTACACGAAGCGCTTCGACGGCGCCGATGTGAACGAATCGAACTTCCGCGTCAGCGAGGCCGAGATTGAGGCCGCCTACAGCCAGGTCGATCCGGACGTGCTGGCAGCCCTGCGCCGCGCCTGCGAGAACATCCGTCGCTTCCACGAAAAACAACTCCGGCCCTCCTGGATCGAGCCGGAAGCCGACGGGACCATGCTCGGCCAGTTGATCCGACCCCTGGAGCGGGTCGGCGTCTACGTCCCCGGCGGGCTCGCCTCCTACCCCTCGTCGGTGCTGATGAACGCTGTCCCGGCCAAGGTGGCCGGTGTGCCCCAGGTGGTCATGGCCACGCCGCCCGGCAAGGACGGGTCGATCAACCCTTACTCGCTGGTGGCAGCCAAGGAGGCCGGCGTCGACGAGGTTTACCGCATGGGCGGCGCTCAGGCAGTGGCTGCCATGGCCTTCGGCGTCGGGTTGAAGGCGGTGGACAAGATCACCGGACCCGGCAACATCTATGTCACCCTGGCGAAAAAACAGGTCTACGGCACTGTGGACATCGATATGCTCGCCGGTCCCTCGGAGGTCCTCGTCATCGCCGACGAGAGCGCAACGCCGGCCTATGTGGCCGCCGACTTCCTCTCCCAGGCCGAGCACGACGTGCGGGCGGCCACCGTCCTGGTCACCCCGTCAGCCGCCCTGGCCGAGGCCGTCGAGGCGGAGATCGAGCGCCAACTGGCGGTCCTGCCGCGCCGGGAGATCATGGAGCAGGCCCTTCGCGATAACGGCGCCATCTTCATCGTCCAGGACCTGGAAGAGGCTTGCGAGGTGTCGAACCGATTCGCGCCGGAGCATCTGGAGGTGCTGACGGAGACGCCCTTCGCCCTCCTGGGCAAGCTGACCCAGGCCGGCGCCATCTTCCTCGGCCCCTACTCGCCTGAGCCGGTGGGCGACTACTTCGCCGGCCCCAACCACGTCCTGCCCACGGGCGGCACCGCCCGTTTCTACTCGCCCTTGAACGTGGACACCTTCCAGAAAAAGACGAGCGTCATCGCCTACTCGAAGGCGCGCTTCGACCGGGACGCACGGGATATCATCGCCCTGGCGAAGGCGGAGGGGCTGGACGCCCACGCGAACGCGGTGGCGGTGCGGCTGGAAAATAAAGAAGGCTAG